One genomic region from Cydia amplana chromosome Z, ilCydAmpl1.1, whole genome shotgun sequence encodes:
- the LOC134661935 gene encoding box C/D snoRNA protein 1 → MSSSSDSEPETRGPAPRLGPCEVCASKEAQYTCPKCEVKTCCLNCVRIHKTELNCDGIRDRTKFVRMKDFTDRDLLSDYRLLEECARFVHGVKRDEKKRFTRIDKDLPVHLFKLKIAARDRGIALQFLAQNFSRHSVNTTRYNYKTNLISWRVEWIFPNAEPDMVKFVDEKCLETRRLSDLLDKYLDVNAEPFEGSKALTYYKSVGFNGVKVLLRAEKVRGCARKFFELDPSETLAENLSGKCIVEFPLVFVVLKDHAYNFDIITPEDEFDEEPIAKETPSQRAPANEAQKRKRPLLTEKVALEKQKEIQQEIKEDKKKKPKNLLFTTGYSSEESLDLSDDESKK, encoded by the exons ATGTCGTCGTCATCAGATAGCGAGCCGGAGACGAGGGGACCCGCGCCAAG ACTCGGCCCTTGCGAAGTGTGTGCCTCAAAGGAAGCACAATACACGTGCCCTAAATGTGAAGTGAAGACGTGTTGTTTAAACTGCGTTAGGATACACAAAACGGAGCTAAACTGTGACGGTATAAGGGACAGGACGAAATTTGTTCGCATGAAAGATTTCACCGATAGAGACTTGTTGAGCGACTACAGGCTGTTGGAGGAGTGCGCCAGGTTCGTGCATGGAGTGAAACGTGACGAAAAGAAGAGGTTCACTAGGATAGACAAGGATTTGCCAGTA CATCTCTTTAAACTGAAGATAGCGGCCAGAGACCGTGGCATAGCCCTCCAGTTCCTCGCTCAAAACTTCTCAAGGCACTCTGTAAACACCACTCGCTACAATTACAAAACAAACCTAATTAGTTGGCGGGTGGAGTGGATCTTCCCCAACGCTGAACCGGACATGGTGAAATTTGTAGACGAGAAATGCTTGGAGACTAGAAGGCTTTCTGACCTGTTGGATAAGTACCTGGATGTCAACGCAGAGCCATTTGAAGGGTCGAAGGCTCTGACTTATTATAAGTCTGTTGGGTTTAACGGAGTCAAAGTGCTGTTGAGAG CCGAGAAAGTAAGGGGGTGCGCCCGCAAGTTCTTCGAGTTGGACCCGAGCGAGACTTTAGCAGAAAACCTCTCGGGAAAGTGCATAGTTGAGTTCCCGCTTGTTTTCGTCGTGCTCAAGGACCACGCCTACAATTTCGACATCATCACACCTG AGGACGAGTTTGACGAAGAACCTATAGCTAAAGAAACTCCGTCACAAAGAGCCCCAGCCAACGAGGCCCAGAAGAGGAAGAGGCCCCTTCTCACGGAGAAAGTGGCGCTGGAGAAACAGAAGGAGATACAGCAGGAGATCAAAGAAGATAAAAAGAAAAAGCCTAAGAATCTTCTTTTCACGACGGGATACTCCTCCGAGGAGAGTTTAGACTTAAGTGATGATGAAagtaaaaaatga
- the LOC134661830 gene encoding vesicle-trafficking protein SEC22b-B, whose amino-acid sequence MVLMTMIARVVDGLPLAATMQDDEQSGCNILEYQNQAKMLFRKLGPQSPLRCSIESGPFLFHYLIEKEICYLVLCERNYNKRLAFSYLEEIAQEFYQQYGKRVNTVTRPYTFIEFDTWMQRARRQYSEGGTRARRTGAAAALGGQLGDVQRIMMQNIDDVLQRGAVLSELDTKTQSLSMMSQKYKKDAAYLNTKSMLIKVTAGAVILLVFVLYFWIL is encoded by the exons ATGGTGCTTATGACGATGATCGCGCGAGTTGTCGACGGCCTGCCGCTTGCTGCAACCATGCAAGACGACGAACAG AGCGGCTGTAATATCTTGGAGTACCAAAATCAGGCGAAAATGCTGTTCAGGAAGCTAGGACCGCAGTCTCCGCTACGCTGTTCGATTGAATCCGGACCTTTCCTGTTCCA CTATCTAATTGAGAAAGAGATCTGCTACCTGGTGCTGTGCGAGAGGAACTACAACAAGCGGCTAGCATTCAGCTACCTGGAGGAGATCGCCCAGGAGTTCTACCAGCAGTACGGGAAGAGG GTGAACACGGTGACTCGGCCTTACACGTTCATTGAGTTCGATACGTGGATGCAGCGAGCAAGGCGCCAGTACAGCGAG GGCGGGACGCGCGCGCGCCGCacgggcgccgccgccgccctcgGCGGGCAGCTGGGCGACGTGCAGCGCATCATGATGCAGAACATAGACGACGTGCTGCAGCGAGGCGCAGTGCTGTCCG AGCTCGACACAAAAACGCAGTCCCTCTCCATGATGTCGCAAAAATACAAGAAGGACGCCGCCTACCTTAACACCAAGTCCATGCTCATCAAAGTAACAGCTGGCGCCGTCATACTGCTGGTGTTCGTGCTCTACTTCTGGATCCTGTAA
- the LOC134661603 gene encoding uncharacterized protein LOC134661603 has translation MPFVKDSSYRELPSSSEIANEDYHEFLSLKKLIVKITKHGHSVFRCRSIGILSSQGRGYTLRDIDDSCIEISVSLRYMKASVPYAGRPFTAHILGFVHWAFGRPVLYAIFVKDIFPPLANKLFSTMEWIVNNHKMLNPERRRKEE, from the exons ATGCCGTTCGTAAAGGACTCATCGTATCGCGAATTGCCGAGTTCTTCTGAAATAGCCAAC GAGGATTACCACGAGTTTTTGTCACTGAAGAAGCTGATAGTGAAGATTACCAAGCACGGGCACTCCGTCTTCCGGTGCAGGTCGATTGGGATCCTCTCCAGCCAGGGCCGGGGCTACACTTTGCGTGAT atcgACGACAGCTGCATAGAGATCAGTGTGTCCCTGCGCTACATGAAAGCGAGTGTCCCATACGCGGGGAGACCTTTCACTGCGCATATACTTGGCTTTGTCCATTGGGCTTTTGGGAGGCCTGTTTTATACGCCATCTTTGTGAAG gatatCTTTCCGCCTTTAGCTAATAAACTATTTAGCACTATGGAATGGATAGTCAACAACCATAAAATGCTGAACCCGGAAAGAAGGAGAAAG GAGGAATAA
- the LOC134661829 gene encoding nudC domain-containing protein 1 codes for MPSSLVDLRPDRRLLDHEFEGYKLNLQALPHYSHELTSRVDRVFPDDVQYSFIHAKLFALHNHLVADKWDYTHSFYYIDKKQQVRHISFDNANLTFQNTVVYDVPAHVERKSGHFNLCLSFPSSTLALVSDGTGYLHIVDTRARSRPAERNAQWQTQQSSLILGEDKYFIIVDSRIVEKNNIEILHCLLQSVEQNEAQFDSVLTWVTFKFDEVNSTWCQMSFRQVQGKGIVHYAALESLCSAIYVASDHPFKFTKDSEKEIVEKKEEIKTILYTWLQTSEDITITLKLEDNFDQKLFRVDVGPLEVKISYGGKEFVSGRLRNRVDSELTTWNVQDNGQVNVLLTKSDSMLWDNLIEGGDNKGEQIMDESLIEEAHCRLSHLCSETEVTSVEQSAPGLSTQELEECDAASEEDTVLVRLDINHETTHRVPLSVNRYLFSLTIDPQQSPAIVLRHDVDACIWQPYPADNRPFLIHEGTLMAFGYIQSSKTNRKFITCPPNLSYGVVCESSRHIFVYQHRNGGQLRNRSGGVNRLVKVGQQNVFNVERFGEVVGIEATNDYLFVLTESSLVAIGIQ; via the exons ATGCCTTCGAGTTTAGTAGACCTGCGGCCGGACCGTCGTCTGTTGGACCACGAGTTCGAAGGTTACAAGCTTAACCTGCAGGCGTTGCCTCACTACAGCCATGAGCTAACGTCGCGCGTAGACCGTGTATTCCCCGACGACGTCCAGTACTCTTTCATTCACGCGAAGCTCTTCGCACTTCATAACCACCTGGTAGCGGATAAGTGGGATTACACGCACAGCTTCTACTACATAGATAAGAAACAGCAAGTTAGGCATATCAGTTTCGATAACGCTAATCTAACGTTTCAAAACACCGTTGTTTACGATGTCCCGGCTCATGTGGAGCGGAAATCTGGTCATTTTAACCTGTGCCTGTCGTTCCCCTCGAGTACTTTGGCTTTGGTGAGTGACGGGACAGGGTACTTGCATATAGTTGACACGCGCGCTCGCAGCAGACCGGCCGAACGCAATGCGCAATGGCAAACGCAGCAGTCCAGTCTCATCTTGGGCGAagataaatatttcataattgtAGACTCTAGAATTGTAGAGAAAAACAATATAGAAATCTTACACTGTCTCTTACAGTCTGTAGAGCAGAATGAGGCTCAGTTTGACTCTGTTTTGACATGGGTCACTTTTAAGTTTGATGAAGTTAACTCAACCTGGTGTCAAATGAGCTTTAGACAAGTGCAAGGCAAAGGCATTGTACATTATGCCGCGTTGGAGAGTTTGTGTTCGGCCATCTACGTAGCTTCAGATCATCCATTCAAATTTACAAAAGACTCGGAAAAGGAAATTGTAGAAAAAAAGGAAGAGATCAAAACAATATTGTACACTTGGCTGCAAACATCAGAAGATATAACTATTACTTTGAAATTGGAAGATAACTTTGACCAGAAGCTTTTCCGAGTGGATGTTGGTCCGTTGGAAGTTAAAATAAGCTACGGGGGTAAAGAGTTTGTGAGTGGCCGGCTACGGAACAGAGTGGACAGCGAGTTGACTACCTGGAATGTACAAGATAATGGTCAAGTTAATGTATTGTTGACAAAGTCGGACAGTATGCTGTGGGACAACCTCATTGAGG GTGGAGATAATAAGGGTGAACAGATTATGGACGAGAGTCTGATCGAGGAGGCACATTGCAGACTGTCACATCTGTGCTCCGAGACGGAGGTGACATCCGTTGAACAGTCCGCTCCAGGGCTCTCCACTCAAGAGTTGGAGGAGTGTGATGCAGCATCCGAGGAGGACACTGTGCTAG TTCGCCTAGACATCAACCACGAGACGACCCACCGCGTGCCGCTGAGCGTCAACCGCTACCTCTTTAGCCTCACCATCGACCCCCAACAGTCGCCCGCCATCGTCCTACGCCACGACGTCGACGCTTGCATCTGGCAACCTTACCCTGCCGACAACCGACCCTTCCTGATCCACGAGGGAACCCTAATGGCCTTCGGATACATACAGTCTTCTAAAACTAATAGGAAATTCATCACTTGCCCTCCTAATTTATCTTATGGGGTAGTATGCGAGAGTTCGAGACATATTTTCGTGTATCAACATAGGAATGGTGGGCAGCTGAGGAACAGGAGTGGGGGGGTGAATAGGTTGGTGAAAGTGGGGCAGCAGAACGTGTTCAATGTGGAGAGGTTCGGCGAGGTGGTGGGGATAGAGGCGACGAATGATTATCTGTTTGTTTTGACTGAGAGTTCTTTGGTGGCTATCGGTATTCAGTAG